One Mycolicibacterium fortuitum subsp. fortuitum genomic window carries:
- a CDS encoding polyprenol monophosphomannose synthase, with the protein MTVPGDGARPQDGERPSQRTLVIIPTYNERENLPLIVGRVHHACPEVHILVVDDGSPDGTGQLADELALADPDRVHVMHRTSKAGLGAAYLAGFAWGLGRGYSVLVEMDADGSHAPEELNRLLDAVDAGADLAIGSRYVPGGTVRNWPVRRLVLSKTANTYSRLLLGVGIHDITAGYRAYRREVLEKIDLSAVDSKGYCFQIDLTWRAINNGFKVVEVPITFTERELGVSKMSGSNIREAMFKVAEWGIRGRLDRARGVVRN; encoded by the coding sequence ATGACAGTCCCTGGTGACGGAGCGCGCCCCCAGGACGGTGAACGCCCGAGTCAGCGCACCTTGGTGATCATTCCCACCTACAACGAGCGGGAGAACCTGCCGCTCATCGTCGGGCGGGTGCACCACGCCTGCCCGGAGGTACACATCCTGGTCGTCGACGACGGCAGCCCCGACGGCACCGGCCAGCTGGCCGACGAGCTGGCGCTGGCCGACCCCGATCGCGTGCACGTGATGCACCGGACCAGCAAAGCGGGTCTCGGCGCGGCTTACCTGGCCGGTTTCGCCTGGGGCCTGGGTCGGGGGTACTCCGTGCTCGTCGAGATGGACGCCGACGGCAGCCACGCCCCCGAGGAACTCAACCGGCTGCTGGACGCGGTCGACGCCGGAGCGGACCTGGCCATCGGTTCGCGGTACGTGCCCGGCGGCACGGTGCGCAACTGGCCGGTGCGTCGGCTGGTGCTGTCCAAGACCGCCAACACCTATTCACGGTTGCTGTTGGGTGTCGGAATCCACGACATCACCGCGGGGTACCGCGCCTACCGGCGTGAGGTACTGGAGAAGATCGACCTGTCGGCGGTGGACTCCAAGGGCTACTGCTTCCAGATCGACTTGACCTGGCGTGCCATCAACAACGGATTCAAGGTCGTCGAGGTGCCGATCACCTTCACCGAACGTGAACTCGGTGTCTCCAAGATGAGCGGTTCCAACATCCGCGAGGCGATGTTCAAGGTGGCGGAGTGGGGTATCCGTGGCCGTCTCGATCGCGCCAGAGGTGTGGTGCGCAACTAG
- the rbpA gene encoding RNA polymerase-binding protein RbpA yields MADRVLRGSRLGAVSYETDRNHDLAPRQVARYRTENGEEFDVPFADDAEIPGTWLCRNGLEGTLIEGDVPEPKKVKPPRTHWDMLLERRSVEELEELLKERLDLIKTKRRGS; encoded by the coding sequence ATGGCTGATCGCGTCCTGAGAGGCAGTCGCCTCGGAGCCGTGAGCTACGAGACCGACCGCAACCATGACCTGGCGCCGCGTCAGGTCGCGCGCTACCGCACCGAGAACGGCGAGGAATTCGACGTTCCGTTCGCCGACGATGCCGAGATCCCCGGCACCTGGCTGTGCCGCAACGGCCTCGAGGGCACCCTGATCGAGGGTGACGTGCCGGAGCCCAAGAAGGTCAAGCCGCCGCGCACCCACTGGGACATGCTGCTGGAGCGTCGCTCCGTCGAAGAGCTCGAGGAGCTGCTCAAGGAGCGCCTCGACCTGATCAAGACCAAGCGTCGCGGCAGCTGA
- a CDS encoding FxsA family protein — translation MAKRLFLIYAVLEIAVIVALTATIGFGWTVLVLSASFVIGLVLAGSQLNRQIRRLRKGLSGGLSDPQAAVSDSLLVALGTVLVVIPGLASSALGALLLLPPGRAAARPVLAGLVSRRMPLIVAAPAGFRAATGAAGYRQGTGDYIDGEVIDVNDVDPYRLPPKA, via the coding sequence ATGGCTAAGCGGCTGTTCCTCATCTACGCCGTCCTGGAGATCGCGGTGATCGTCGCGCTGACGGCGACCATCGGTTTCGGGTGGACGGTGCTGGTGCTGTCGGCCTCATTCGTGATCGGCCTGGTGCTCGCCGGTTCGCAGCTCAATCGGCAGATCCGCCGACTGCGCAAAGGCCTGTCCGGCGGTTTGTCCGACCCGCAGGCGGCGGTGTCCGACAGCCTTCTGGTGGCGTTGGGCACCGTGCTGGTGGTGATTCCCGGATTGGCCAGTTCGGCCCTCGGTGCGCTGTTGCTGCTGCCGCCGGGCAGGGCAGCCGCGCGGCCGGTGCTTGCGGGCCTGGTCTCCCGACGGATGCCGCTCATCGTTGCGGCGCCCGCCGGTTTCCGTGCGGCGACCGGTGCCGCCGGTTATCGGCAGGGCACAGGCGACTACATTGACGGCGAAGTAATCGACGTCAACGACGTCGATCCGTACCGCCTGCCTCCCAAGGCCTAA
- a CDS encoding carboxylesterase/lipase family protein, with protein MHERTVRAKISTGIVEGFTRDGVHRWRSIPYAKPPVGRLRLRAPEPAEPWPGVRYCHGFGYCAPQQRRYTLVGLGKHQPMSEDCLTLNVVAPEKPDSDEPLPVMFFVHGGGYILGSSATPVYDGAALARRGCVFVSVNYRLGMLGCVELSSLSTPEHPIEDNLFLRDLVLALRWVRDNVAVFGGDPDNVTIFGESAGAHAVATLLAVPEAEGLFARVISESPASGMVSSADAAARLADQLAEMLTADGGSAAAALMSARPAELGRALETLIMRGQTEMPGAFPVGPTFGTDYLPIDPVTAMAEGTAHRVPLIVGNNADEGRLFTRFLQLLPTNEPMIEKLFARTDPEERRRIVAAYPDYPSSAACVQLGGDFAFASATWQIAEAHSRHAPTYVYRYDYAPRTLHWAGLGATHAMELLAVFDTYHTSYGALLTAVGDRASARRVSRDVQRRWREFSRTGEPGPGWPVYDSEDRAVFVFDRSPRVEYDPRAVRRKAWEGFTLAEH; from the coding sequence ATGCACGAGCGGACTGTCCGGGCAAAGATCAGTACCGGCATCGTCGAGGGGTTCACTCGCGACGGCGTACACCGTTGGCGTTCCATCCCTTACGCCAAACCGCCGGTCGGGCGGCTGCGACTGCGCGCGCCCGAGCCTGCCGAGCCGTGGCCCGGCGTGCGTTACTGCCACGGCTTCGGCTACTGCGCGCCCCAGCAACGGCGCTACACACTCGTGGGCCTCGGCAAGCACCAGCCGATGAGCGAGGACTGCCTGACTCTCAACGTGGTGGCACCGGAGAAACCGGACTCCGACGAGCCATTGCCGGTGATGTTCTTCGTGCACGGCGGCGGCTACATCCTGGGCAGCTCGGCAACACCCGTGTACGACGGCGCCGCGCTGGCCCGCCGCGGTTGCGTGTTCGTCTCGGTCAACTACCGGCTCGGCATGCTCGGATGCGTCGAGTTGTCATCGCTGTCGACGCCCGAGCATCCGATCGAGGACAACCTGTTCCTGCGGGATTTGGTGCTGGCATTGCGTTGGGTCCGGGACAACGTGGCGGTGTTCGGCGGGGACCCGGACAACGTGACGATCTTCGGAGAGAGCGCAGGCGCCCACGCGGTCGCGACACTGCTCGCGGTGCCCGAGGCCGAAGGACTGTTCGCCCGCGTGATCTCCGAGAGCCCGGCCAGCGGGATGGTCAGCTCCGCCGACGCCGCGGCCCGGCTCGCGGACCAGCTCGCCGAAATGCTCACTGCCGACGGCGGATCGGCGGCCGCCGCGCTGATGTCCGCGCGTCCCGCCGAACTGGGCCGGGCCCTGGAAACGCTGATCATGCGCGGCCAGACAGAGATGCCCGGCGCGTTTCCGGTGGGTCCGACGTTCGGCACCGACTACCTGCCGATCGACCCCGTGACGGCCATGGCCGAGGGCACTGCACACCGGGTGCCGTTGATCGTCGGTAACAATGCCGACGAGGGCAGGCTGTTCACCCGCTTCTTGCAGCTGTTGCCGACAAATGAACCGATGATCGAGAAGTTGTTCGCCCGTACCGATCCCGAGGAGCGTCGCCGCATCGTCGCGGCGTACCCGGATTATCCGAGCAGCGCGGCCTGCGTGCAGCTCGGCGGCGATTTCGCGTTCGCCTCGGCCACCTGGCAGATCGCCGAGGCCCACAGTCGGCACGCACCCACCTACGTGTACCGCTATGACTACGCGCCGCGCACCTTGCACTGGGCGGGGCTGGGGGCGACGCACGCGATGGAGCTGCTCGCGGTGTTCGACACGTATCACACGAGTTACGGTGCGCTGTTGACGGCCGTGGGCGACCGCGCGTCGGCCCGGCGCGTCAGCCGTGACGTGCAGCGGCGATGGCGTGAGTTCAGCAGGACCGGCGAACCGGGTCCGGGGTGGCCGGTGTACGACAGCGAAGACCGCGCGGTGTTCGTGTTCGACCGCAGCCCTCGGGTGGAATACGACCCGAGGGCGGTTCGGCGGAAGGCGTGGGAAGGGTTCACCCTCGCCGAGCACTGA
- a CDS encoding PPOX class F420-dependent oxidoreductase, whose product MALTFADVAKANYVLLTTFTKDGRPKPTAIWAAPSADGLVVITQESSWKVKRIRNTPRVTVAVCDVRGNPKSEAVEAVAEILPKSANAATYDAIGKRYGLLGKTFNLFSKWRGGMQNNVSLLLKPVN is encoded by the coding sequence ATGGCTCTCACCTTCGCCGACGTCGCCAAGGCCAACTACGTTCTGCTGACCACGTTCACCAAGGACGGCAGGCCCAAACCGACGGCGATCTGGGCTGCGCCGTCGGCCGATGGGCTCGTCGTGATCACCCAGGAGTCCTCCTGGAAGGTCAAACGGATCCGCAACACCCCACGTGTCACCGTGGCCGTGTGTGACGTGCGGGGCAATCCCAAGAGCGAAGCGGTCGAGGCCGTCGCCGAGATCCTGCCCAAATCCGCCAACGCCGCCACCTATGACGCGATCGGCAAGCGCTACGGTCTGCTGGGCAAGACCTTCAATCTGTTCTCCAAGTGGCGCGGCGGCATGCAGAACAATGTTTCGCTGCTGCTCAAACCGGTGAACTGA
- the lnt gene encoding apolipoprotein N-acyltransferase, producing the protein MGSDRPRDKTGRPRPLNADRFGRPRPAPNETTDVIPAIEDDELAELDALDDGSFEELDEDVTGDPVADIDPDEEPEELDYRLSADGTPDRWSVVAAWASRFGRATAVRWAQLSASVAGGLALCLSYPPTGWWWVAFIGLALIGWVLTLRSTTRAGGFGYGFLFGLAFYVPLLPWISGLVGAVPWLALAAMEALFCGLFGLAAVVVRQLPGWPLWFAALWGTQEWLKSAVPFGGFPWGVLAFGQTNGPLLALARWGGAPLLSLAVALVGFSITLLAYEIVQWWHHGHKPGFPAPAVMLPGLSITVVLLSTALLWPQVRHSGTGAGDEQSVTVAAVQGNVPRLGLEFNAQRRAVLDNHVKETQRLADDVRAGRAPQPMFVVWPENASDIDPLANADAAAQITAAADAIGAPILVGTVTKADGYTADNPVATNTVIVWDPEHGAGERHDKKIVQPFGEYLPWRSFFKHLSSYADRAGYFVPGEGNGVVHAAGVPIGVTTCWEVIFDRAARESVLSGAQVLTVPTNNATFDENMSAQQLAFGKLRAVEHDRYLVVAGTTGISAMIAPDGRELARTEFFQPAYLDSQIRLKSDLTPATKWGPALQVVLVTIGIGTLVAAILHNGGFVQRMLRRRTGEGPRR; encoded by the coding sequence ATGGGCAGTGACCGTCCCAGAGACAAGACGGGTCGTCCGCGGCCCCTGAACGCAGACCGTTTCGGCCGCCCGCGGCCGGCACCAAACGAGACCACCGACGTCATCCCCGCCATCGAGGATGACGAACTCGCCGAACTCGATGCACTCGATGACGGGTCCTTCGAGGAACTGGACGAGGACGTCACCGGTGATCCGGTGGCCGACATCGATCCCGACGAGGAACCCGAAGAGCTCGACTATCGCCTGAGCGCGGACGGCACGCCCGACCGCTGGTCCGTCGTGGCGGCGTGGGCGTCTCGGTTCGGCCGGGCCACGGCTGTGCGGTGGGCGCAGTTGAGCGCGTCGGTCGCCGGCGGGCTCGCGTTGTGCCTGAGCTATCCGCCGACCGGCTGGTGGTGGGTGGCCTTCATCGGGCTGGCGTTGATCGGCTGGGTACTGACCCTGCGCTCCACCACTCGCGCCGGCGGCTTCGGCTACGGATTCCTGTTCGGCTTGGCGTTCTATGTCCCCTTGCTGCCCTGGATCAGCGGTCTGGTCGGTGCGGTTCCGTGGCTGGCCCTGGCGGCCATGGAGGCGCTGTTCTGCGGACTCTTCGGTCTGGCGGCTGTGGTGGTCCGGCAACTGCCAGGGTGGCCGCTGTGGTTCGCCGCGCTGTGGGGCACTCAAGAGTGGCTCAAATCGGCCGTGCCCTTCGGCGGATTCCCTTGGGGCGTCCTCGCATTCGGCCAGACCAACGGACCGCTGCTGGCGCTGGCACGCTGGGGCGGCGCACCGCTGCTGTCGCTCGCGGTGGCGCTGGTGGGCTTCAGCATCACCCTCCTGGCGTACGAGATCGTGCAGTGGTGGCATCACGGACACAAGCCGGGCTTCCCGGCCCCCGCGGTCATGCTGCCGGGTCTGAGCATCACGGTGGTGCTGCTGTCCACCGCCCTGCTGTGGCCGCAGGTCCGCCATTCCGGAACCGGCGCCGGCGACGAGCAGTCCGTCACCGTGGCCGCAGTCCAGGGCAACGTGCCCCGTCTCGGACTCGAGTTCAACGCCCAGCGCCGCGCGGTGCTCGACAACCACGTGAAGGAGACGCAGCGGCTGGCCGACGATGTACGGGCGGGCAGGGCCCCACAGCCGATGTTCGTGGTGTGGCCGGAGAACGCCTCCGACATCGATCCGCTGGCCAACGCCGATGCCGCGGCGCAGATCACCGCAGCGGCCGATGCGATCGGCGCGCCGATCCTGGTCGGCACGGTCACCAAGGCCGACGGCTACACCGCGGACAACCCGGTGGCCACCAACACCGTGATCGTCTGGGATCCCGAGCACGGAGCGGGCGAGCGTCACGACAAGAAGATCGTGCAACCGTTCGGCGAGTACCTGCCGTGGCGCAGTTTCTTCAAACACCTGTCGTCGTACGCCGACCGGGCCGGCTACTTCGTTCCGGGCGAGGGCAACGGCGTCGTGCATGCGGCCGGCGTGCCGATCGGGGTGACCACCTGCTGGGAGGTGATCTTCGACCGGGCCGCCAGAGAATCGGTGCTCAGCGGCGCCCAGGTACTGACGGTGCCCACCAACAACGCGACGTTCGACGAGAACATGAGCGCACAGCAGCTGGCGTTCGGCAAACTGCGCGCCGTCGAACACGACCGGTACCTGGTGGTCGCCGGGACCACCGGCATCAGTGCGATGATCGCTCCCGACGGGCGGGAGTTGGCCCGCACGGAGTTCTTCCAGCCCGCCTATCTTGACAGCCAGATCAGGCTGAAATCGGATCTGACACCGGCCACCAAGTGGGGGCCCGCCCTGCAGGTGGTGCTGGTCACGATTGGTATTGGGACACTCGTTGCCGCAATACTGCACAATGGAGGGTTCGTGCAAAGAATGTTGAGGCGTCGCACCGGCGAAGGCCCGCGACGATGA
- a CDS encoding PPOX class F420-dependent oxidoreductase: protein MAPTFEDVYREKYLLLTTFTKDGKPKPTAVWGVPDGDKLMIITDHGSWKTKRINNTGRVTIQKCGVLGAPKGEPVEAVARNLPKTETRRVFDAIVRRYWNHAWYFIPQALLRGGIDTVHSAIEVRAVGSAANGQEPNRPPDR, encoded by the coding sequence ATGGCGCCCACCTTCGAGGATGTTTACCGCGAGAAGTATCTGCTGCTGACCACGTTCACCAAGGACGGGAAACCGAAACCGACCGCGGTATGGGGCGTACCCGACGGTGACAAGCTGATGATCATCACCGACCACGGTTCGTGGAAGACCAAGCGCATCAACAACACTGGCCGGGTCACCATCCAGAAGTGCGGGGTACTCGGCGCCCCCAAGGGCGAGCCCGTGGAGGCCGTGGCCCGCAACCTACCGAAGACCGAGACCAGGCGGGTGTTCGACGCGATCGTCAGGCGGTACTGGAATCACGCGTGGTACTTCATCCCGCAGGCACTGCTGAGGGGTGGCATCGACACGGTGCACAGCGCGATCGAGGTACGCGCTGTCGGCAGCGCGGCAAACGGACAGGAACCGAACCGCCCACCCGATCGTTGA
- a CDS encoding amidohydrolase codes for MTTLLINGRIHSPSYPDATAFAVRDGVVAWLGTDDVGRSQFPDAEIVDLDGGFVAPAFVDSHVHLTATGLNLDGLDLRAATSLAHCLQLVGDYARRHPEGPVWGHGWDESGWPERTAPSTADLDGVLGERPAYLARVDVHSAAATTGLRRLVPALAEAAGFDPQRPLSADAHHLVRAAAREQLTSRQRHDARVSALDHAARMGIAAVHECAGPQIGGLSDWQELRALEHGVEVVGFWGEPAADAEHARHLIAETGARGLAGDLFVDGALGSRTAWLSEPYCDAPDTCGNQYLDADAVATHVQACTEAGIPAGFHVIGDAAVAAVVEGFETVAQRLGGPALARCGHRLEHLEMVDAEQAARLGAWGVMASMQPNFDALWGGEEGMYAQRLGVDRVHQLNPFALLASKGVPLAFGSDTPVTSMNPWQTVRAAVSHRSPGSAISARAAFAAATRGGWRASGVRDGVTGTLTPGAPASYAVWEADDLEVSAPANAVQRWSTDPRSRVPALPRLAADAQLPRCRQTVHRGVVIHGQ; via the coding sequence TTGACCACACTTCTGATCAACGGGCGCATCCACAGCCCCAGCTATCCCGACGCGACCGCATTTGCGGTCCGCGACGGGGTTGTGGCGTGGCTTGGTACCGACGACGTCGGCCGGTCCCAGTTTCCCGACGCCGAGATCGTCGACCTGGACGGCGGCTTCGTGGCACCGGCATTCGTCGACAGCCACGTTCATCTGACGGCCACCGGGCTCAACCTAGACGGCCTGGACCTGCGCGCTGCCACCTCGCTGGCGCACTGTCTGCAACTGGTGGGTGACTACGCCCGCCGGCATCCCGAGGGACCGGTGTGGGGTCATGGCTGGGATGAGTCGGGTTGGCCCGAGCGCACAGCCCCGAGCACTGCGGATCTCGACGGCGTGCTGGGGGAGCGGCCGGCTTATCTGGCGCGCGTGGATGTGCACTCGGCCGCCGCGACCACCGGGCTGCGCCGTTTGGTTCCGGCCCTGGCCGAGGCTGCCGGGTTCGATCCGCAGCGGCCGCTGAGCGCCGATGCGCATCACCTCGTCCGGGCAGCCGCACGTGAGCAGCTGACCTCGCGGCAACGGCACGACGCGCGTGTGTCCGCTCTCGACCACGCGGCCCGAATGGGAATCGCCGCGGTCCACGAGTGCGCGGGCCCCCAGATCGGCGGCTTGTCGGACTGGCAGGAGTTGCGGGCGCTGGAGCACGGCGTGGAGGTTGTCGGCTTTTGGGGAGAACCCGCCGCCGACGCCGAGCACGCCCGTCATCTGATCGCCGAGACCGGCGCCCGCGGCTTGGCCGGTGATCTTTTCGTCGATGGGGCCCTCGGCTCTCGCACCGCATGGCTGAGTGAGCCCTACTGCGACGCACCCGATACCTGCGGGAACCAGTACCTCGACGCCGACGCCGTCGCCACTCACGTACAGGCCTGTACCGAGGCCGGAATACCGGCAGGGTTCCATGTGATCGGCGACGCGGCCGTTGCCGCGGTCGTCGAGGGTTTCGAGACCGTCGCGCAGCGGTTGGGTGGCCCGGCGCTGGCCCGCTGCGGTCACCGCCTGGAGCATCTGGAGATGGTCGATGCCGAGCAGGCCGCCCGGTTGGGGGCCTGGGGCGTGATGGCTAGCATGCAACCGAACTTCGACGCCCTCTGGGGCGGCGAAGAAGGTATGTATGCCCAGCGTCTCGGGGTTGACCGAGTTCACCAGCTCAACCCGTTCGCGCTGTTAGCATCCAAAGGCGTGCCCCTCGCGTTCGGCTCAGACACCCCGGTTACCAGCATGAACCCCTGGCAAACCGTGCGTGCCGCGGTCTCGCACCGCAGCCCGGGCAGTGCCATCTCTGCTCGTGCGGCGTTCGCTGCGGCTACCCGTGGCGGCTGGCGTGCCTCTGGGGTGCGCGACGGTGTCACCGGGACCCTGACACCCGGCGCCCCGGCCAGCTATGCGGTGTGGGAAGCCGACGACCTTGAGGTCAGCGCGCCGGCCAACGCCGTCCAACGGTGGTCCACCGACCCGCGGTCACGGGTGCCCGCACTGCCGCGGTTGGCCGCCGATGCGCAACTGCCGCGCTGCCGTCAGACCGTTCACCGGGGTGTCGTCATCCATGGGCAGTGA